Proteins from one Pseudomonadota bacterium genomic window:
- a CDS encoding chloride channel protein, with protein sequence MASKHIEMVVSSVVQWARPNIAYAVRSRLWLVWILAAVIGVGTAFGAIAFRELIGLVQWTWLATRTEQVASAARLLPWYTVLFVPAFGGLLVGLFLHYIQPGKRHLGVSDVIEGKLDPDRSLRFWPGIGSAFVSATSLGFGSSTGREGPVVHLGAVIAASIARVFRLPAASNKVLLACGVAGAVSASFNAPIAGVLFAHEVILGHYALTAFSAIVIASGAATIISRIYFGDVAAFAIPDYQITSYWEFPAFAILGLVCALVAILFQYALIGTDYVARTVRAPVFIRPMVGGLVVGFIAIWFPQVLGVGYQATDLALRTQLPLDLMLILVVLKTIATAICLASRFGGGIFSPSLYLGAMTGGAFGLIAASAFPDMASSEGLYAILGMGAVAAAVIGAPLSTTMIVFELTGGYALSIALLLTVSIATGISIAVHGRSYFYWQLESRGLAVADGPHAQLMRTVKVADFMQRISPNVKERPPPLEEGAPRLLTTDTMERALRVFDETGSAEIPVVRAAAVGQTVGYALQVDALRFFNAALIDASIEEHK encoded by the coding sequence ATGGCCAGCAAACACATCGAAATGGTGGTCTCATCGGTCGTGCAATGGGCACGGCCGAACATCGCCTATGCGGTGCGCAGTCGGCTTTGGCTCGTTTGGATCCTGGCGGCGGTGATCGGCGTGGGTACGGCCTTCGGCGCGATCGCTTTTCGCGAGTTAATCGGCCTGGTCCAATGGACTTGGCTCGCGACCCGCACGGAGCAGGTCGCCAGTGCTGCACGGCTGCTGCCCTGGTACACAGTGCTCTTTGTGCCGGCGTTTGGCGGACTGCTTGTTGGGCTGTTCCTCCATTATATCCAGCCGGGCAAGCGGCACCTAGGCGTCTCGGACGTCATCGAAGGCAAACTTGATCCCGACAGGAGTTTGCGTTTTTGGCCGGGGATCGGCTCTGCATTTGTGTCGGCCACCTCACTTGGGTTCGGTTCAAGCACCGGTCGCGAGGGACCCGTGGTGCATCTCGGAGCAGTCATCGCGGCGAGCATTGCGCGGGTATTCAGGCTGCCTGCGGCCTCCAACAAAGTCTTGCTTGCGTGCGGTGTAGCCGGCGCGGTCTCGGCGTCGTTCAACGCGCCAATCGCGGGCGTTTTGTTCGCGCACGAGGTGATCCTTGGCCACTACGCTCTAACGGCCTTCAGCGCGATCGTCATTGCTTCAGGCGCCGCAACGATCATTTCGCGCATCTACTTTGGCGACGTCGCCGCTTTTGCAATCCCGGACTACCAGATTACCTCCTACTGGGAGTTTCCGGCGTTTGCCATTCTCGGACTTGTTTGTGCGCTTGTCGCCATCCTTTTCCAGTACGCGCTGATCGGCACAGACTATGTGGCCCGGACCGTCCGTGCGCCGGTTTTCATCCGGCCTATGGTCGGAGGTCTGGTGGTCGGCTTCATCGCCATCTGGTTTCCTCAGGTTCTGGGGGTCGGATACCAGGCCACGGACCTTGCGCTTCGCACACAGTTGCCGCTCGACCTCATGCTGATCCTTGTCGTGCTCAAGACAATCGCAACAGCGATTTGCCTCGCCTCCCGATTTGGTGGTGGGATCTTTTCTCCCTCACTTTATCTGGGGGCGATGACAGGGGGCGCATTTGGGCTGATAGCGGCGAGCGCTTTTCCGGATATGGCGTCGTCCGAAGGCCTGTATGCCATTCTTGGCATGGGGGCTGTAGCGGCCGCGGTCATCGGCGCGCCCCTTTCAACGACCATGATCGTTTTCGAACTGACAGGGGGCTACGCCCTTTCGATTGCACTTCTGCTGACCGTGTCGATCGCAACCGGGATATCAATCGCCGTCCATGGCCGATCCTACTTCTACTGGCAGCTGGAAAGCCGTGGGCTTGCGGTCGCGGACGGTCCACATGCGCAATTGATGCGAACGGTCAAAGTTGCCGATTTCATGCAGCGCATCTCGCCCAACGTCAAAGAGCGCCCTCCACCTCTTGAAGAGGGTGCGCCGAGACTGTTGACAACTGACACCATGGAGCGCGCCTTGCGGGTGTTCGATGAGACCGGAAGCGCGGAAATACCCGTGGTCCGGGCGGCAGCAGTTGGACAGACGGTAGGCTATGCTCTTCAAGTCGACGCACTGCGTTTCTTCAACGCGGCTCTCATCGACGCATCAATTGAAGAGCACAAATAG
- a CDS encoding UvrD-helicase domain-containing protein: protein MSDPAPLVPKEGGIAARAMAAVQPTNAPWLDGLNPEQLRAVETLDGPVLVLAGAGTGKTRVLTTRIAHILGTGRAAPSQIMAVTFTNKAAREMKQRIGGMIGSAVEGMPWLGTFHAIGTRLLRYHAELAGLKSSFTILDTDDQIRLLKQLLQAENIDEKRWPARQLAAYIDRWKNRGLVPDKVPASDAVFANGQGIELYAAYQERLSVLNAVDFGDLLVKPIKLFQDNPDILADYHRRFRFILVDEYQDTNVAQYLWLRLLAQGSNGQQPNVCCVGDDDQSIYGWRGAEVDNILRFERDFPGATVIRLERNYRSTSPILGAASHLIAHNEDRLGKTLFTDLEAEPGEEKVTVASAWDSAEEARAVCEDIEQLQRQDHPLNEMAILVRTSAQMREFEDRFFTLGLNYRVIGGPRFYERQEIRDALAYLRVIAQPEDGLAFERIVNVPKRGLGDTSVRKINALSRDQSISPLAAARLLTETEELRPAARSALRALIDDFDRWRDSMNHLPHTELAEIVLDESGYTRMWQEDTSPQAPGRLDNLKELVRSMEEFENLAGFLEHIALVADVDNQEMDDAVTLMTLHAAKGLEFDTVFLPGWEEGLFPSQRSLDENGRAGLEEERRLAYVGLTRARKRAKLWFSSNRRIHGLWQSSMPSRFLDELPEAHVEVVEQTSSYGGYGARGYGNYGASRFDKAVEMNSAYETPGWKRAQAAKGAGRRPSSGPITIDGELVARSVVDRGSAYGIGDRVFHQKFGYGLVAVIEGNKLTIDFDKAGRKKVVDSFVTPHDQVG from the coding sequence ATGTCAGACCCTGCCCCACTCGTGCCCAAAGAAGGCGGAATCGCAGCCCGTGCCATGGCGGCAGTACAGCCAACGAACGCGCCGTGGCTCGACGGCTTGAACCCGGAGCAGCTGCGTGCGGTTGAAACGCTTGACGGACCGGTTCTCGTATTGGCTGGCGCTGGCACCGGGAAAACAAGGGTTCTAACGACAAGGATCGCCCACATACTTGGCACCGGGCGCGCAGCGCCAAGCCAGATCATGGCTGTGACCTTTACCAACAAGGCCGCCCGGGAGATGAAGCAACGCATTGGCGGCATGATCGGCTCAGCCGTGGAGGGCATGCCGTGGCTGGGGACCTTCCACGCCATCGGGACACGCCTGCTGCGGTACCATGCGGAGCTTGCTGGCTTGAAGTCGAGCTTCACCATCCTCGACACCGATGACCAGATCCGCCTTCTCAAACAACTGCTTCAAGCAGAGAACATCGACGAGAAGCGCTGGCCGGCACGCCAACTGGCAGCGTATATAGATCGCTGGAAGAACCGGGGCCTTGTACCCGATAAGGTTCCCGCGTCGGACGCCGTTTTCGCAAACGGCCAAGGCATTGAGCTATACGCTGCCTATCAGGAGCGCCTGTCTGTCCTGAATGCTGTCGACTTCGGCGACCTGTTGGTCAAACCGATCAAGCTTTTTCAGGATAATCCGGACATTCTAGCTGACTACCATCGTCGCTTCCGCTTCATCCTGGTGGACGAGTACCAGGATACAAACGTGGCCCAATATCTTTGGCTGCGCCTCCTGGCCCAAGGCTCGAATGGGCAACAGCCGAACGTCTGCTGTGTCGGTGATGATGACCAGTCGATCTATGGCTGGCGCGGTGCGGAAGTTGACAACATTTTGCGGTTTGAGCGCGATTTTCCCGGTGCAACCGTCATCCGTCTTGAGCGCAATTACCGCTCGACATCGCCGATTTTGGGCGCAGCATCTCATCTGATCGCACACAATGAAGACCGGCTTGGTAAGACCTTGTTCACCGACCTCGAAGCCGAGCCGGGCGAAGAGAAAGTAACGGTCGCCAGTGCCTGGGATTCCGCAGAAGAGGCGCGCGCGGTCTGCGAGGACATTGAGCAACTGCAGAGGCAGGATCACCCGCTTAATGAGATGGCTATCCTGGTGCGGACCTCGGCGCAGATGCGCGAGTTCGAAGACCGTTTCTTCACCCTTGGCCTCAATTACCGGGTCATCGGCGGCCCGCGCTTTTATGAACGGCAGGAAATTCGCGATGCCTTGGCTTACTTGCGGGTCATTGCGCAGCCGGAAGACGGGCTTGCATTTGAACGGATCGTCAACGTTCCCAAACGGGGCCTGGGCGATACCAGCGTTCGCAAGATCAACGCACTGTCCCGCGACCAATCGATCTCACCGCTTGCAGCGGCAAGGCTTCTAACCGAGACCGAGGAGCTGCGCCCAGCTGCTCGTTCGGCGCTTCGCGCCTTGATCGACGATTTCGATCGATGGCGCGACAGCATGAACCATTTGCCACACACGGAGCTGGCAGAGATCGTGCTTGATGAATCGGGTTACACGCGGATGTGGCAGGAGGACACCTCGCCGCAAGCACCAGGAAGGCTGGACAATTTGAAGGAACTCGTTCGTTCGATGGAGGAGTTTGAAAACCTCGCAGGCTTCCTCGAACACATCGCGCTTGTCGCTGACGTGGACAACCAGGAGATGGACGATGCGGTGACGTTGATGACGCTGCACGCGGCGAAGGGTCTCGAATTTGACACCGTCTTCCTGCCCGGTTGGGAAGAAGGCCTGTTCCCATCGCAGCGATCTCTCGATGAGAATGGCCGCGCTGGCCTCGAGGAAGAACGCCGCCTTGCCTATGTTGGGCTGACCCGCGCGCGCAAACGAGCAAAACTCTGGTTTTCGTCCAACCGGCGTATCCACGGGCTTTGGCAGTCATCGATGCCATCGCGCTTTCTTGATGAACTGCCCGAAGCGCATGTCGAAGTCGTCGAGCAAACCTCATCGTATGGGGGCTATGGCGCGCGCGGTTATGGCAATTATGGTGCTAGCCGCTTCGATAAGGCAGTCGAGATGAATTCAGCCTACGAGACACCAGGCTGGAAACGCGCGCAGGCGGCGAAGGGCGCGGGCAGAAGACCCTCGTCCGGGCCGATCACGATTGATGGAGAGTTGGTCGCCCGTTCCGTCGTGGATCGGGGCTCAGCTTATGGCATCGGCGACAGAGTGTTCCACCAGAAATTCGGTTATGGGCTCGTCGCAGTCATAGAGGGCAACAAACTGACGATCGATTTCGATAAGGCAGGCCGGAAAAAGGTCGTCGACAGCTTCGTGACCCCTCACGATCAGGTGGGTTAG
- a CDS encoding 50S ribosomal protein L11 methyltransferase produces MPTLKASLTVPHREEAERIAQLLEVSFEDEGLPVAHFEDETAGTWIVDLYTEGSDREGFAHAIQDALGADAFAAPLHVTQLDEIDWVTASLEGLEAIRAGRFVVHGVHAREAVGPTDIGIRVEASRAFGTGHHGTTLGCLELIEWVTDRYTISNALDLGAGTGVLAIALAKRIKAPVLATDIDPISVAITAENATLNGVHTFVKSVWADGAVGAPVAHAPYDAIVANILAGPLLALARPLSQLLVPGGALILSGLMRHQERAIIARYRQAGTILARRVHHGEWSALLLFRR; encoded by the coding sequence ATGCCGACGCTTAAGGCAAGCCTCACAGTCCCACATCGCGAGGAAGCTGAACGCATCGCTCAGCTTCTAGAAGTCTCATTTGAAGACGAGGGCCTCCCGGTCGCCCATTTTGAGGATGAGACCGCAGGTACTTGGATTGTGGACCTGTACACAGAGGGTAGCGACCGCGAGGGGTTCGCGCATGCCATCCAGGACGCACTTGGAGCGGATGCCTTTGCAGCGCCGTTGCACGTCACACAACTTGATGAGATCGATTGGGTCACGGCAAGTCTCGAAGGGCTCGAAGCAATCCGTGCGGGCCGGTTCGTTGTACATGGGGTGCACGCGCGCGAGGCTGTCGGCCCAACCGACATCGGCATTCGCGTCGAGGCGAGCCGAGCATTTGGCACCGGTCACCACGGCACGACACTTGGCTGTCTCGAACTGATCGAATGGGTAACCGACCGGTACACGATCAGCAATGCGCTCGATCTGGGCGCTGGCACAGGGGTCCTCGCTATTGCACTGGCCAAGCGGATCAAGGCCCCTGTCCTTGCGACGGATATCGACCCGATCTCGGTTGCAATCACGGCTGAAAATGCAACGCTTAATGGCGTCCACACATTCGTGAAAAGTGTGTGGGCCGATGGTGCCGTTGGAGCGCCGGTGGCTCATGCGCCTTATGATGCGATTGTTGCCAACATACTTGCGGGACCACTTCTGGCGTTGGCAAGACCACTCTCGCAGTTGCTTGTCCCAGGTGGCGCACTCATCCTATCGGGACTGATGCGTCACCAGGAACGCGCAATTATCGCGCGCTACCGTCAGGCCGGGACAATCCTGGCCCGACGGGTCCACCATGGTGAGTGGTCGGCGCTTTTGCTGTTTCGGCGCTAG
- a CDS encoding AsmA family protein, with protein sequence MNRFFLFVGTLLLVVLTAALVAPRYIDWSNYTAVIEQQASRLLGRDVHVSGAVDLRLLPMPRLTFTDVEIASQTDGSEPEVRVQRMRALMSLAPFLRGQAEIVELALESPVIRLSALDAGSSERSDAVDLAAISIEEAVVSNGRIERLTGDGSVQVLVSELNARLSAPSILGPWRVDPASAVIAGKRVELRVNSGTYAGDRRMRTRVSVMPVNRPLEITVDGFFDWSEDQARFEGQSLARSLNLSEDSSDVSVDASMDVATLDWRLEGTIDASLAELVARDVELTLGQGGDQAFVLTGHARTTLGEDARFSAALSSRQIDLDRTLGGGATEPVSLGAGWAAAGDLVRSLERLDLPGDLTFDIPAIVINSAVIRQIGFDATYRPGQPVDLRSLEATFPGETAFGFSGAIDALETGGLRLDGGMSLRSNAPGLFIAWSTGRADEEGAFSQLSALDVAGRLIADARSLRLERLRGSIDGSALTGSAAYQLGPKGRDGGAALTLELDAGRFDFGLLSGLGRWVAPRTSDPDEAGNLALGTIDASLKIDALVAGNEDLGGVEVDVNATPDRLRVDRLQIGDAAGARLSASGFFDRSSVPPLGEFSVQSELERIGGVVRLARDVLGDSPFLADLQRNSGLYEPANLTGTYSNSASAGLQLGLVGSLAETTIDLNGTVPDGGSQFAASRTVQESLQALFERASEIRLNAEAEDGFALVGQLGVPALPSELEGPGSLRAVFTGAGDGPPTVRLAFDGLDVTARLDADLVRGADETVSGLSGTGSVFAGDIAQLGLMAGLALPGLFDPIAASMGFDIAYDSNSRRADLSALTGLVDDISVAGEAALTVGPLNTLLDADVSIDRVDLQTLASAFIGPAAFDVGFADGWPEGPFAFNPWPIAINLKLDSPRIALWDGLTVLNGALDLKASTDELEVERLSGQLLGGDLDTRLVLRDADRGGLLNGRVGWQGFELDQLSWERGGGPVLRGEGALSLSFESAGNSVASLMSALTGEGTLALADATLSGLGLNGFARILQAADAGLLGEGSDLEAAFADALQAGTMRIERADTPVSVVAGVARASNLFLGGDQTAMRGGFTVDLGEQVVDADFSYAATDGPGDVAAMPNVGLSFTGDLAAPERTLDVAQVASFLNVRQLESEIRRVEALNAEILERESLLRVMGAEALDAARARQLIEIERERQVREEAEEEARRQAEEAAERARAEAEQAAAQDGPQLDLSLPPLGEPIVVDALPFSNAVPASEQPATGAPLDLTPN encoded by the coding sequence ATGAACCGGTTTTTCCTCTTTGTGGGGACGCTCTTGCTTGTGGTGCTGACGGCAGCGTTGGTCGCGCCGCGCTATATTGACTGGAGCAACTACACTGCCGTCATCGAGCAACAGGCTTCGCGGTTGTTGGGTCGGGATGTCCATGTGTCAGGTGCAGTCGATCTGCGTCTGCTGCCAATGCCTCGGCTGACCTTCACCGATGTCGAGATCGCCAGCCAGACGGACGGATCGGAGCCAGAGGTTCGCGTGCAACGGATGCGGGCGCTGATGTCGCTTGCGCCGTTTTTGCGAGGGCAGGCGGAGATTGTCGAGCTGGCCCTTGAGAGCCCGGTCATACGCCTCTCGGCGCTGGATGCTGGGTCGTCTGAACGGTCCGACGCCGTGGACCTCGCGGCGATCAGCATCGAAGAGGCTGTTGTCAGCAATGGCCGGATTGAGCGCCTCACCGGTGACGGCTCGGTCCAGGTGCTCGTTAGCGAGCTTAACGCGCGGCTTAGCGCGCCCAGTATTCTCGGGCCTTGGCGTGTCGACCCGGCGTCTGCCGTGATAGCAGGGAAGCGGGTCGAGCTGCGTGTGAATTCTGGAACCTATGCGGGCGATCGCCGTATGAGGACGCGGGTTTCGGTTATGCCGGTCAACCGACCGCTCGAGATCACGGTCGATGGCTTTTTCGACTGGTCCGAAGATCAGGCACGGTTTGAAGGCCAGTCTTTGGCGCGCAGCCTCAATCTATCGGAGGATTCCAGCGACGTTTCTGTCGATGCAAGCATGGATGTTGCTACCCTCGATTGGCGGCTCGAAGGCACAATCGATGCATCGCTGGCGGAGTTGGTGGCGCGTGACGTCGAGTTGACTTTGGGGCAGGGCGGGGATCAGGCCTTCGTCTTGACCGGTCATGCGCGCACCACACTGGGAGAAGATGCGCGTTTTTCGGCTGCGTTATCGTCGCGCCAGATTGATCTCGATCGAACCTTGGGTGGCGGCGCTACGGAGCCAGTCTCGCTTGGTGCGGGTTGGGCGGCAGCCGGTGATCTGGTGCGGTCGCTAGAGCGCCTCGATTTACCGGGCGACCTGACCTTCGATATTCCCGCCATCGTCATCAACAGCGCCGTCATTCGGCAGATTGGGTTCGACGCAACCTATCGGCCCGGTCAGCCGGTTGATCTGAGAAGCCTTGAAGCAACCTTTCCCGGAGAGACCGCATTTGGCTTTTCCGGTGCGATCGACGCCCTTGAGACCGGTGGACTGCGTCTGGATGGTGGGATGAGCCTGCGCAGCAATGCACCGGGACTGTTCATTGCGTGGTCAACGGGCCGGGCGGATGAAGAGGGAGCATTCTCGCAGCTTTCCGCTTTGGATGTCGCTGGGCGGTTGATCGCTGACGCTCGGTCTTTGCGCCTTGAGCGTTTGCGTGGATCGATCGATGGGTCGGCATTGACCGGTTCAGCGGCGTATCAGCTGGGCCCGAAAGGGCGCGACGGAGGCGCTGCGTTGACCCTGGAGCTGGATGCAGGGCGCTTCGATTTCGGCCTGCTTTCGGGTCTCGGTCGTTGGGTTGCCCCGCGGACAAGTGATCCTGATGAAGCTGGTAATCTGGCTCTGGGGACGATTGATGCAAGTTTGAAAATCGATGCCCTCGTCGCCGGCAATGAGGATTTGGGCGGGGTCGAGGTTGACGTGAATGCTACGCCTGATCGCTTGCGTGTTGATCGACTGCAGATCGGCGATGCAGCGGGCGCAAGGTTGTCGGCAAGCGGGTTTTTCGACCGTTCAAGCGTGCCGCCGCTTGGCGAGTTTTCCGTTCAAAGCGAGCTCGAGCGGATTGGCGGCGTCGTACGTCTGGCGCGCGACGTTCTTGGTGACAGCCCATTTCTTGCAGATCTTCAACGCAATTCCGGGCTGTATGAGCCTGCCAACCTCACCGGGACCTACAGCAATTCGGCGAGCGCTGGCTTGCAGTTGGGTTTGGTGGGGTCACTTGCCGAAACGACCATCGATTTGAACGGCACTGTGCCTGATGGGGGGTCACAGTTTGCGGCCTCTCGGACGGTTCAAGAAAGTCTTCAAGCGCTTTTCGAACGCGCTTCGGAGATCCGGTTGAATGCGGAAGCTGAAGATGGCTTTGCCCTTGTCGGTCAGCTGGGCGTTCCCGCTCTTCCCAGCGAACTTGAGGGACCGGGCAGTCTGCGGGCGGTTTTCACGGGCGCTGGAGACGGGCCGCCAACGGTTCGCCTTGCGTTTGATGGGCTTGATGTGACCGCCCGCCTTGATGCGGACCTGGTGCGCGGCGCGGACGAGACGGTCAGTGGCCTGTCTGGGACAGGATCGGTGTTTGCAGGTGATATTGCGCAGCTCGGACTGATGGCTGGGTTAGCGCTGCCCGGTCTTTTTGATCCGATCGCAGCGTCCATGGGTTTCGATATTGCCTATGACAGCAACTCAAGGCGTGCGGATCTTTCCGCTCTGACCGGGCTTGTTGATGATATATCGGTGGCTGGGGAGGCAGCCCTTACCGTCGGCCCCTTGAACACACTGCTGGATGCAGATGTGAGCATTGATCGTGTTGACCTGCAGACGCTCGCCAGTGCTTTCATAGGCCCGGCCGCCTTTGATGTCGGTTTTGCCGACGGCTGGCCCGAGGGTCCGTTCGCGTTCAATCCGTGGCCGATCGCAATCAATCTCAAGCTCGACAGCCCACGAATTGCCCTTTGGGATGGGCTGACCGTCCTCAATGGCGCGCTGGACCTAAAGGCGAGTACGGATGAGCTAGAGGTTGAACGGCTATCTGGGCAGCTTCTGGGGGGCGATCTTGATACTCGCCTGGTGCTTCGCGATGCGGACCGTGGTGGCCTGCTCAACGGGCGCGTTGGCTGGCAGGGCTTTGAACTGGATCAGCTTAGTTGGGAGCGCGGCGGCGGTCCTGTTCTGCGCGGGGAAGGCGCGTTGTCTCTGAGTTTTGAGAGTGCCGGAAATTCCGTTGCCAGTTTGATGTCAGCGCTAACCGGTGAGGGCACTTTAGCCTTAGCAGACGCGACACTATCAGGACTGGGCCTGAACGGTTTCGCTCGGATCTTGCAGGCGGCCGATGCGGGGCTCTTGGGCGAGGGTTCCGATCTGGAAGCGGCCTTCGCGGATGCCTTGCAAGCTGGAACGATGCGCATTGAGCGCGCCGATACGCCAGTGAGTGTGGTTGCCGGTGTAGCGCGAGCCAGCAATCTGTTTTTGGGCGGTGACCAGACCGCTATGCGCGGCGGGTTCACTGTCGACCTCGGCGAACAGGTGGTTGACGCAGATTTCTCCTACGCGGCGACCGACGGTCCCGGTGACGTGGCAGCGATGCCCAATGTCGGCCTTTCCTTCACCGGAGATCTCGCAGCTCCCGAGCGGACGCTCGATGTTGCGCAAGTCGCCAGCTTCCTCAACGTCCGCCAACTGGAAAGCGAGATCCGACGGGTCGAAGCGCTTAATGCGGAGATCTTAGAGCGCGAAAGCCTGCTGAGGGTTATGGGTGCAGAGGCGCTTGACGCGGCGCGTGCGCGGCAGTTGATCGAGATCGAGCGTGAGCGGCAAGTCCGCGAGGAGGCCGAGGAAGAAGCCCGCCGTCAGGCTGAAGAGGCAGCGGAACGGGCACGC
- a CDS encoding sodium:proton antiporter: MPDLITTIALIGLLGIGAQWIAWRTQIPAIVLLLVAGLIAGPATGLVNPSEDFGDLLKPFVALAVAVILFEGGMTLNFAEIRETARAVRRIIFVSAPLIWVLGSLAAHYLGGLSWPSAIVFSGIMVVTGPTVIMPLLRQAKLPTRTASVLRWEAIVVDPIGALFAVIAFEVALALSSGAPATTIALQVLAALLIGLVGGYGLTRALAIAFARGHVPDFLKAPILLVAVLVGYAATDAVLAEAGLLTVTVMGIVMANARLASYTELRRFKEVMTVILVSGLFILLTANITPETIASLSMRDVAYLVALLFVIRPVAILVATIGTELSLKERLLIGWIAPRGVVAVAVSGLFAGTLVQIGVEDGAQLAPLAFLVVLVTVILHGFSLKPLARRLGITSKDPDGFLLVGANRFTLALAEKLKDSELPTLIADRNRSRLSAARQAGFPTYFGEILSEAAEHHLDLSRYGTLIAATDNDAYNALVCTDFGPELGRARVFRLGAEEKREAEMFATTVSGQLLFQPSISETEAEFRMITSGWTVQRTKLTEAYPFEKLKEQRGDAHILFAVGPKGNFISPALGAQFKPGAGSTVFTFGSPKRASAQTQKERKHADA; encoded by the coding sequence TTGCCTGATCTGATCACCACCATTGCGCTGATCGGGCTTTTGGGGATCGGCGCACAGTGGATCGCATGGCGAACGCAGATCCCAGCCATCGTTCTTTTGTTGGTGGCAGGGCTGATCGCCGGACCAGCAACCGGCCTCGTCAATCCATCCGAAGACTTTGGCGATCTGCTCAAACCATTTGTCGCACTCGCGGTCGCGGTGATCCTGTTTGAAGGCGGCATGACCCTGAATTTCGCAGAGATCAGGGAGACCGCTCGAGCTGTCCGCCGAATTATTTTCGTATCGGCTCCACTGATCTGGGTCCTTGGAAGCCTCGCGGCCCACTATCTGGGCGGACTGTCTTGGCCGTCGGCCATCGTGTTTTCAGGCATAATGGTGGTGACCGGCCCAACGGTCATCATGCCTCTGTTACGACAAGCGAAACTGCCAACACGCACGGCATCGGTGTTGCGATGGGAAGCCATTGTCGTCGATCCGATCGGAGCCCTTTTTGCAGTCATCGCATTTGAAGTGGCGCTCGCGCTATCGTCGGGGGCTCCGGCGACGACGATAGCGCTCCAGGTCCTGGCCGCGCTACTGATTGGTCTGGTCGGCGGCTATGGGTTGACGCGCGCCCTCGCCATCGCGTTCGCGCGCGGGCATGTGCCCGACTTTCTCAAAGCGCCCATCCTGCTCGTTGCCGTTCTCGTAGGTTATGCGGCAACCGATGCCGTCTTGGCGGAAGCCGGACTTCTCACCGTGACCGTTATGGGCATCGTCATGGCAAACGCCAGACTGGCGAGTTACACCGAGTTGCGTCGCTTCAAGGAGGTGATGACGGTCATCTTGGTATCTGGCCTGTTCATCCTGCTGACCGCGAACATCACACCTGAAACCATAGCATCGCTCAGCATGCGCGATGTGGCCTATCTCGTTGCTCTGCTGTTCGTTATCCGGCCCGTCGCGATCCTGGTGGCAACAATCGGTACCGAATTGTCGCTGAAAGAACGGCTCCTAATCGGCTGGATCGCTCCTCGCGGTGTTGTCGCTGTCGCGGTCTCAGGTCTGTTCGCTGGAACGCTGGTGCAGATCGGTGTTGAAGACGGGGCGCAGCTTGCGCCACTTGCATTCCTCGTTGTTCTTGTAACGGTGATCCTGCATGGGTTCTCGCTAAAACCCCTTGCACGCCGACTTGGCATAACGTCCAAAGACCCTGATGGCTTTTTGCTGGTCGGGGCCAACCGCTTCACGCTCGCGCTGGCAGAAAAGCTCAAGGATAGCGAATTGCCGACGCTAATCGCCGATCGTAATCGCTCGCGCTTGAGCGCGGCACGCCAAGCCGGCTTCCCTACCTACTTTGGCGAAATCCTGTCGGAGGCGGCGGAGCACCACCTCGATCTATCGCGCTACGGAACCCTCATCGCTGCAACCGATAATGACGCCTACAACGCGTTGGTCTGCACGGATTTCGGCCCTGAATTAGGTCGCGCGCGGGTGTTTCGGCTGGGCGCAGAGGAAAAACGAGAAGCCGAGATGTTTGCCACCACCGTAAGCGGGCAACTGCTATTTCAGCCGTCAATCAGCGAAACCGAAGCAGAATTTCGCATGATCACCAGTGGCTGGACCGTTCAGCGCACCAAACTGACAGAGGCCTATCCCTTCGAAAAGCTCAAAGAGCAGCGCGGGGACGCCCACATTCTGTTCGCTGTTGGTCCCAAGGGTAACTTCATTTCGCCAGCACTTGGCGCGCAGTTCAAACCCGGCGCCGGTTCAACGGTTTTCACGTTTGGCTCACCCAAAAGAGCCAGCGCACAGACCCAAAAAGAGCGCAAACATGCCGACGCTTAA